One genomic segment of Streptomyces sp. TLI_146 includes these proteins:
- a CDS encoding phosphatidylinositol-specific phospholipase C domain-containing protein has protein sequence MSEPLSEPLPRRRVPRLRTALAGAVAVGLALVGAGGGTGAASAAGSEDLPLSGATSSGLHNTYDPAAFPYLAQALDTGTSMIELDVWDDFITKEWKVSHSNPLGNSNNCVNASTPAQLYSGSANKNLESCLDDVRVWLAAHPGHGPLMIKLEMKAGFQSRFGLGPAQLDQAISAHLGSAVFRPADLLAKPGGGQYATLDEAATAGNWPTRAQLAGKVILEIIPGTVEEGNPTDTLWTDKEYATYLRDLHTAGRTAQAQIFPTVHGAQPGDPRTRYADASLRPWFVLFDGDAATYLNGTIDTAWYDARHYLLVMTDAHSVAPTLDSKNPPPADAQARIALLAKSHATIASNDWTALPQVQSLTLPRG, from the coding sequence ATGTCAGAGCCGCTGTCAGAACCGTTGCCCAGACGCCGCGTTCCCCGCCTGCGCACCGCGCTGGCCGGCGCCGTCGCCGTCGGCCTGGCGCTCGTCGGCGCGGGCGGCGGCACCGGCGCCGCCTCCGCCGCCGGGTCCGAGGACCTGCCGCTGTCCGGCGCCACCTCGTCGGGCCTGCACAACACCTACGACCCGGCCGCCTTCCCGTATCTGGCACAGGCGCTCGACACCGGCACCTCCATGATCGAGCTCGATGTATGGGACGACTTCATCACCAAGGAGTGGAAGGTCAGTCACTCCAACCCCCTGGGCAACAGCAACAACTGCGTCAACGCGAGCACGCCCGCACAGCTCTACTCCGGCAGCGCCAACAAGAACCTGGAGAGCTGCCTGGACGACGTACGGGTCTGGCTCGCGGCCCACCCCGGGCACGGGCCGCTCATGATCAAGCTGGAGATGAAGGCGGGGTTCCAGTCCCGCTTCGGCCTCGGCCCGGCCCAGTTGGACCAGGCGATCAGCGCCCACCTCGGGTCGGCCGTCTTCCGCCCGGCCGATCTGCTGGCCAAGCCGGGCGGCGGCCAGTACGCCACGCTCGACGAGGCGGCCACGGCCGGGAACTGGCCGACGCGCGCGCAGCTCGCCGGAAAGGTGATCCTGGAGATCATCCCGGGCACGGTCGAGGAGGGCAATCCGACCGACACCCTGTGGACGGACAAGGAGTACGCGACATACCTCCGCGATCTGCACACCGCCGGGCGCACCGCCCAGGCCCAGATCTTCCCCACGGTCCACGGGGCTCAGCCGGGCGACCCCCGCACCCGCTACGCGGACGCCTCGCTGCGCCCGTGGTTCGTCCTGTTCGACGGTGACGCCGCCACGTATCTCAACGGCACCATCGACACCGCCTGGTACGACGCCCGCCACTATCTGCTGGTGATGACCGACGCCCACAGCGTCGCACCTACCCTGGACAGCAAGAACCCGCCTCCGGCCGACGCCCAGGCCCGTATCGCCCTGCTCGCGAAGTCCCACGCGACCATCGCCTCCAACGACTGGACCGCGCTTCCCCAGGTCCAGAGCCTGACGCTGCCCCGCGGCTGA
- a CDS encoding serine hydrolase has product MRPVPLCVLSSSAPPRVEHGHDPELFVQIGSLTKPLTGTLLVRLAVAGALDPDDPLERFLPVPAGTGITLRHLATHTSGLPRLPPGLNRRDPYAPFDAEALDALVRRLDTLTTAPPGKDEEYSNFGYAVLGSALAAAGGAPYEQLLDEYVLSPLDITDVTSAPAPRRRLVARGVFGRPVRPWTMTGAILPAGGLWATPVAASRLVTSLLVEHRLGEPAPSWQRAGRLIWHNGATKDASVFAGALPDGAWVLVHRLGGDPDTTDKIGIDHLKGMM; this is encoded by the coding sequence GTGCGCCCCGTACCCCTCTGCGTCCTCAGCAGCTCCGCCCCGCCGCGGGTGGAGCACGGCCATGACCCCGAACTGTTCGTCCAGATCGGTTCGTTGACGAAACCCCTGACCGGCACGCTGCTGGTCCGCCTCGCCGTCGCCGGCGCGCTCGATCCCGACGATCCCCTGGAGCGGTTCCTGCCCGTACCGGCGGGCACCGGCATCACCCTGCGGCACCTGGCCACCCACACCTCCGGCCTGCCCCGGCTGCCTCCGGGCCTCAACCGCCGTGATCCGTACGCCCCGTTCGACGCCGAAGCGCTCGACGCGCTCGTCCGGCGCCTCGACACCCTGACCACCGCGCCGCCGGGAAAGGACGAGGAGTACTCCAACTTCGGCTACGCGGTACTGGGTTCGGCACTGGCGGCCGCGGGCGGCGCCCCGTACGAGCAGCTGCTCGACGAGTACGTCCTGAGCCCGCTCGACATCACCGACGTCACCTCCGCCCCGGCGCCGCGGCGGCGCCTGGTCGCGCGCGGAGTCTTCGGCCGTCCCGTCAGACCGTGGACGATGACCGGTGCGATCCTCCCGGCCGGGGGCCTGTGGGCCACCCCGGTCGCGGCCTCCCGGCTGGTCACCTCGCTGCTCGTCGAACACCGGCTGGGCGAGCCCGCCCCGTCCTGGCAGCGGGCCGGGCGCCTGATCTGGCACAACGGGGCCACCAAGGACGCCTCCGTCTTCGCCGGCGCCCTGCCGGACGGCGCCTGGGTCCTCGTCCACCGGCTCGGCGGCGATCCGGACACCACCGACAAGATCGGCATCGACCACCTGAAAGGTATGATGTAG
- a CDS encoding RNA polymerase sigma-70 factor, with product MISTTGDDAAPDPFTEHRRLLFATAYRMLGSVSDAEDILQDAWLKWSESDRSEVRHPKAYLVRTVTNLALNRLTSAAVTREAYVGPWLPEPWLTTPDIAEEAELADTVSMAMLVVLETLSPVERAVFLLREVFGYSHAEIAEVVERPEPTIRQIAHRARAHVQARRPRYDTDAEQRSLVTRRFIAACQGGDLNAVMELLAPDVTAWSDGGGKVTAARRPLHTADKVARWMVGVLAKPHLEPLEIRTASLNGEQGLLFSVDGHPLGALTFDLLDGRIHQLRFQVNPDKLDGLRPGLGD from the coding sequence ATGATCAGTACGACCGGCGACGACGCTGCCCCCGACCCGTTCACCGAGCACCGGCGGCTGCTGTTCGCCACCGCCTACCGCATGCTCGGCAGCGTCAGCGACGCCGAGGACATCCTCCAGGACGCCTGGCTCAAGTGGTCCGAGAGCGACCGGAGCGAGGTGCGGCACCCCAAGGCGTATCTGGTGCGCACGGTCACCAACCTGGCGCTGAACCGGCTCACTTCGGCCGCCGTCACCCGCGAGGCGTACGTCGGCCCCTGGCTGCCCGAACCCTGGCTCACCACCCCCGACATCGCCGAGGAGGCGGAGTTGGCCGACACCGTCTCCATGGCGATGCTGGTCGTCCTGGAAACCCTCAGCCCCGTCGAACGGGCCGTGTTCCTGCTGCGCGAGGTCTTCGGCTACAGCCACGCCGAGATTGCCGAGGTCGTCGAACGCCCCGAACCGACGATCCGTCAGATCGCCCACCGCGCACGGGCGCACGTCCAGGCGCGCCGCCCCCGGTACGACACCGACGCGGAGCAGCGCTCCCTGGTCACCCGGCGTTTCATCGCCGCCTGCCAGGGCGGCGACCTCAACGCCGTGATGGAACTGCTCGCCCCCGACGTGACCGCCTGGTCGGACGGCGGCGGCAAGGTGACCGCCGCCCGTCGTCCCCTGCACACCGCCGACAAGGTGGCGCGGTGGATGGTCGGCGTCCTCGCCAAGCCCCACCTCGAACCCCTGGAGATCCGGACCGCGTCGCTCAACGGCGAGCAGGGCCTGCTCTTCAGCGTGGACGGCCACCCGCTGGGCGCGCTCACCTTCGACCTGCTGGACGGGCGCATCCACCAGCTGCGCTTCCAGGTCAACCCCGACAAGCTGGACGGCCTCCGGCCCGGCCTCGGCGACTGA
- a CDS encoding SDR family oxidoreductase — translation MRNTTALVTGANRGLGRAFALALLERGAKTVYAAARDPRTVTDPGLTPVALDITDPAQVAAAAELCSDTSLLLNNAGVLSGSSLIGADSLEGARAELETNLFGTLAMCRAFAPVLARNGGGAVVNMLSVLSWHTLPQIGSYGVSKAAALSMTNAIREELRPQGTLTVAVHAAFIDTDMAAGVDQPKTSPVDVAHQVLDAVEAGREEVLADEITRQVKAALSGVPHAAR, via the coding sequence ATGCGCAACACCACGGCGCTCGTGACCGGCGCCAACCGAGGGCTGGGGCGTGCGTTCGCCCTCGCCCTGCTGGAGCGGGGCGCCAAGACCGTCTACGCGGCGGCGCGCGATCCGCGCACGGTGACCGACCCGGGTCTCACCCCGGTCGCGCTCGACATCACCGATCCCGCACAAGTCGCCGCGGCCGCCGAACTCTGCTCCGACACCTCCCTTCTCCTCAACAACGCGGGGGTTCTGAGCGGCAGTTCCCTGATCGGTGCGGACTCACTCGAAGGGGCGAGGGCGGAACTGGAGACCAACCTGTTCGGCACTCTCGCGATGTGCCGCGCCTTCGCCCCCGTACTCGCCCGGAACGGTGGCGGCGCCGTGGTCAACATGCTCTCCGTACTGTCCTGGCACACCCTCCCGCAGATCGGTTCGTACGGTGTCTCCAAGGCGGCCGCGCTGTCGATGACCAACGCGATACGCGAAGAGCTGCGCCCACAGGGCACGTTGACCGTCGCCGTACATGCCGCCTTCATCGACACCGACATGGCGGCGGGTGTCGACCAGCCGAAGACGAGCCCCGTCGACGTCGCCCACCAGGTTCTCGACGCGGTCGAGGCCGGCCGGGAAGAAGTGCTCGCCGACGAGATCACCCGCCAGGTCAAGGCCGCGCTCTCGGGGGTGCCGCATGCCGCGCGCTGA
- a CDS encoding MFS transporter, translating to MYAPVSRPAADLTERLDPRRWIVLTILSGSLLLIAMDTTILNVAFPSLVADLQPGSVQQLWIIDVYALALSGLLVTAGGLGDRWGRKRLLLLGFGIFALASLLAVFATEAWHVIGARALLGVGGAAIMPSTLSILRDVFTDVRERAFAYAVWAAVLGGGMALGPIIGGLLVQDHGWQSAFLVNIPVAALVIGFGLRFLPESRSARSGKWDWWGVGQSIVGMLALAGGIKQLGKSGVDDPMPWILLAVAAVALTVFVRRQLRLEVPLLQVRLFANRSFSLAATAIFLGMVGMGAVLFLVTQWFQYAQGYTPLQAGLRLLPAPLGLIVTSMTTPALMQRFPIRHVMGAGLVAMAAGLALPWVVQQFAEVGYPAFAVALAVLGLGVGVATTVASVTLMAAAPTDDVGGAAAIEETCYELGAAMGVAILGSLATVLYTANLPSLDLTGQAADKVCDSVGEAAHVADEIGGPAGKALLDTVSHAYSTAVTPAFLVGAGLALAAAAMVWAWIPRDLRPTENAH from the coding sequence ATGTACGCCCCTGTCTCCCGGCCCGCGGCCGACCTCACCGAGCGCCTGGATCCCCGGCGTTGGATCGTCCTGACGATCCTCTCCGGGAGCCTTCTGCTGATCGCGATGGACACCACCATCCTCAACGTGGCCTTTCCGTCGCTGGTGGCGGACCTCCAGCCTGGTTCGGTCCAACAGCTGTGGATCATCGACGTCTATGCCCTGGCCCTCTCCGGCCTGCTCGTCACCGCCGGTGGCCTCGGTGACCGCTGGGGGCGCAAGCGCCTGCTTCTGCTCGGCTTCGGGATCTTCGCGCTCGCGTCGCTGCTGGCCGTGTTCGCCACCGAGGCCTGGCACGTCATCGGCGCGCGGGCGCTGCTCGGCGTCGGCGGCGCCGCGATCATGCCGTCCACCCTGTCGATCCTGCGGGACGTCTTCACGGACGTGCGTGAGAGGGCGTTCGCGTACGCCGTGTGGGCCGCGGTCCTCGGTGGCGGTATGGCCCTCGGGCCGATCATCGGCGGTCTGCTCGTCCAGGACCACGGCTGGCAGTCGGCGTTCCTGGTCAACATCCCCGTCGCCGCGCTGGTGATCGGGTTCGGCCTGCGATTCCTGCCCGAGTCGCGCTCCGCGCGGAGCGGCAAGTGGGACTGGTGGGGTGTGGGGCAGTCGATCGTCGGCATGCTCGCCCTCGCGGGCGGGATCAAGCAGCTCGGCAAGAGCGGTGTCGACGACCCGATGCCGTGGATCCTGCTGGCCGTCGCGGCGGTCGCCCTGACCGTGTTCGTACGCCGTCAGCTCCGCCTGGAGGTTCCCCTCCTCCAGGTCCGGCTCTTCGCCAACCGGTCCTTCAGCCTGGCCGCCACCGCCATCTTCCTGGGCATGGTCGGCATGGGCGCGGTGCTCTTCCTGGTGACGCAGTGGTTCCAGTACGCGCAGGGGTATACGCCGCTGCAGGCCGGTCTGCGGCTGCTGCCCGCGCCGCTCGGCCTGATCGTCACCTCGATGACCACGCCCGCGCTGATGCAGCGCTTTCCCATCCGGCATGTGATGGGCGCCGGACTGGTCGCGATGGCGGCGGGGCTCGCACTGCCCTGGGTCGTCCAGCAGTTCGCGGAGGTGGGCTACCCGGCCTTCGCCGTCGCCCTCGCGGTGCTCGGCCTCGGCGTCGGCGTGGCCACCACGGTGGCGTCCGTGACGCTGATGGCCGCGGCGCCCACGGACGACGTCGGCGGCGCGGCGGCGATCGAGGAGACCTGCTACGAACTGGGCGCCGCCATGGGCGTGGCCATCCTCGGCAGCCTCGCCACCGTCCTCTACACGGCCAACCTCCCGTCGCTCGACCTGACCGGGCAGGCCGCCGACAAGGTGTGCGACTCCGTCGGCGAGGCGGCGCACGTGGCCGACGAGATAGGCGGCCCGGCCGGCAAGGCGCTGCTCGACACCGTCTCGCACGCCTACAGCACGGCCGTGACCCCGGCCTTCCTGGTCGGCGCGGGCCTCGCGCTCGCCGCCGCCGCGATGGTGTGGGCGTGGATACCGAGGGACCTGCGTCCGACGGAGAACGCGCACTGA
- a CDS encoding MFS transporter produces the protein MAVLVAACLGLFTVFLQTTQTIGTLSDVQDDLGIAPADLVWVPSMYTLVVASFVLGAGSLSDRWGRRRIFLAGAVAMGAGGLVLVLASNLPTVLAGQALAGLGGALITPSSLALVSHAFPDPRRRAGAISAWAATSGLGLAIGPVTAGLALRWWTWHAAFWLNLALAALAVLVALTRVEESRVPGGRPDWAGQVLGTAGLALLIYWLIDGGHHGYASARALSSLAGAVVLLGAFVAVELRRDHPMVDLRLMRDPSYSASLLLAATVLFGFVGISLLQVLWLQQVRGLSALEVGVQLLAEFGTFIVASVAAGILVRKWGPRPLIISGLLLAALGAALFATVEPGDTFTGYAAALVVFGLGCGLANAPSTALGVSHVPRGREGEASGTVNAARQVGAVLGTSILGTLMTSRFTDQLAAGAKNPGAAFTDAVGYAAWTGATVLVAATLTGVALLALAGRRAGVAAYEAAR, from the coding sequence ATGGCCGTCCTCGTGGCCGCCTGCCTCGGCCTGTTCACCGTTTTCCTCCAGACCACCCAGACCATCGGCACCCTCAGCGACGTCCAGGACGACCTGGGCATCGCCCCCGCCGACCTGGTCTGGGTGCCCAGCATGTACACCCTCGTCGTCGCCTCCTTCGTCCTCGGCGCTGGTTCCCTCTCGGACCGGTGGGGCCGCAGAAGGATCTTCCTCGCCGGTGCCGTCGCGATGGGCGCGGGAGGACTGGTCCTGGTCCTCGCGTCCAACCTGCCGACGGTTCTGGCCGGGCAGGCCCTCGCGGGCCTCGGCGGGGCGCTCATCACGCCGAGCTCGCTCGCGCTGGTCAGCCATGCCTTCCCCGACCCGCGCCGCCGCGCCGGAGCCATCTCCGCCTGGGCCGCCACCTCGGGGCTCGGCCTGGCCATCGGCCCGGTCACAGCCGGACTCGCCCTGCGCTGGTGGACCTGGCACGCGGCCTTCTGGCTGAACCTCGCACTCGCCGCCCTGGCCGTCCTCGTGGCGCTGACCCGAGTGGAGGAGTCACGCGTCCCCGGAGGCCGACCCGACTGGGCCGGGCAGGTACTCGGCACGGCCGGACTCGCCCTGCTCATCTACTGGTTGATCGACGGCGGCCACCACGGCTACGCCTCCGCCCGCGCACTCTCCTCCCTCGCCGGAGCAGTCGTCCTCCTCGGCGCCTTCGTCGCCGTCGAGTTGCGCCGCGACCACCCCATGGTCGATCTGCGCCTGATGCGCGACCCGTCCTACAGTGCCTCCCTCCTGCTCGCGGCCACCGTCCTCTTCGGCTTCGTCGGCATCTCGTTGCTGCAAGTCCTGTGGCTGCAACAGGTACGCGGGCTGAGCGCCCTGGAGGTGGGCGTCCAACTCCTGGCGGAGTTCGGCACGTTCATCGTCGCCTCGGTGGCGGCAGGCATCCTCGTACGCAAGTGGGGCCCCCGGCCGCTCATCATCTCGGGACTCCTCCTGGCCGCCCTCGGTGCGGCACTGTTCGCCACCGTCGAACCGGGCGACACCTTCACCGGGTACGCCGCCGCCCTCGTCGTCTTCGGCCTCGGCTGCGGACTGGCCAACGCGCCCTCCACCGCACTCGGCGTCAGCCATGTGCCGCGCGGCCGCGAGGGCGAGGCGAGCGGCACGGTCAACGCGGCCCGCCAGGTCGGCGCGGTCCTGGGCACCAGCATCCTGGGCACCCTGATGACCTCCCGCTTCACGGACCAGCTGGCAGCAGGCGCCAAGAACCCGGGCGCGGCCTTCACGGACGCGGTGGGCTACGCCGCGTGGACCGGGGCAACCGTACTCGTCGCCGCAACCCTGACGGGCGTCGCCTTGCTGGCCCTCGCCGGCCGCCGAGCAGGCGTGGCGGCATACGAGGCGGCCCGCTAG
- a CDS encoding TetR/AcrR family transcriptional regulator, with the protein MLKDEALLDAAARVLADNRGASLVQVATGIGISRATLSRRYPTREALIRAVAARAIDVIDERLAATDLPDDADAAAFDASLERLIADLAPAVDLYGFTAHDGLVLADPVFRAGLERHDQRALRFVTLGQRLGRLRGDLPPYWIWYMLWGLLDAAAEGVRDGHLGHREIRRLVGTVFRHGAEPPDASS; encoded by the coding sequence ATGCTGAAAGATGAAGCACTGCTCGACGCGGCGGCGCGTGTCCTCGCGGACAATCGCGGTGCTTCGCTGGTCCAGGTCGCCACCGGGATCGGCATCAGCCGCGCGACGCTGAGCAGGCGCTATCCGACCCGGGAAGCGCTGATCAGAGCCGTCGCGGCGCGGGCCATCGACGTCATCGACGAGCGGCTGGCCGCCACCGATCTGCCCGACGACGCGGACGCGGCGGCGTTCGATGCCTCACTCGAACGGCTGATCGCGGATCTCGCGCCCGCCGTGGACCTGTACGGCTTCACCGCCCACGACGGCCTCGTCCTCGCGGATCCCGTCTTCCGGGCCGGCCTTGAGCGCCACGACCAGCGCGCCCTGCGCTTCGTGACCCTGGGGCAGCGGCTCGGGCGTCTCCGCGGCGACCTGCCGCCGTACTGGATCTGGTACATGCTGTGGGGGCTGCTCGACGCGGCCGCCGAGGGCGTCCGTGACGGTCACCTCGGGCACCGCGAGATCCGCCGCCTGGTCGGCACCGTGTTCCGCCACGGCGCGGAACCGCCGGACGCCTCGTCCTGA